One region of Estrella lausannensis genomic DNA includes:
- a CDS encoding phosphoketolase: MVMQAVSPVVITKSPAYGKARSTVGGAPLSADEAKKIHAYWRACNYLALGMIYLQDNPLLKMPLKPEHIKNRLLGHWGSSPGLSFIYTHCNRIINKHDADMIFMAGPGHGAPGVLAPVYLEGAYTEIYHDVTQDEEGMKTLFRMFSFPGGVGSHCTPEAPGSIHEGGELGYVLSHAAGAAFDNKDLIVAAVVGDGEAETGPLATSWHINKFLNPARDGAVLPILHLNGYKINNPTILSRIPKEELEALITGYGWTPYFVEGSDPESMHQAMAATMDKAYQDIRNCQKAARESGQVERPRWPAIILRTPKGWTCPQEIDGHRVEGFWRSHQVPLSGVKKNSRHLALLEEWLKSYKPEELFDDEGRFSPALKPLSPRGERRMGANPHANGGLLKRDLKMPDFKKYAVPVESPGKSLVENTRPLGVFLRDIMKLNMTSFRVFGPDENTSNKLDAIYDVSKKFWIEEYLPEDQDGGELSKDGRVIEMLSEHTMEGMLEGYLLSGRHGFLSSYEAFIHVVDSMFNQHAKWLDIANHLGWRQKIASLNILVTSTVWRQDHNGFTHQDPGFLDVVVNKSASVTRIYLPPDVNSLLSVANHCLKSENYVNVIVVDKQLHHQYMDMDFAIKHCTKGAGIWDFASNDQGEEPDVVMVGIGDIPTMEALAATAMLRAEFPHLKIRFINVVDLFKMQPASEHPHGLSDHDFDSLFTKNKPCIINFHGYPWLIHRLSYRRTNHDNMHVRGYKEKGNINTPLELAINNQIDRFSLAMDVIDKVPMLQVAGAHAKEKFRNQQIDCLSYAHEHGIDKPEFSNWEWPL; the protein is encoded by the coding sequence ATGGTTATGCAGGCAGTTTCTCCGGTAGTAATCACTAAGAGTCCCGCGTATGGTAAAGCCCGCTCAACAGTCGGGGGTGCACCACTCAGCGCGGACGAGGCAAAAAAAATCCATGCCTACTGGAGGGCATGCAACTATCTGGCGCTGGGAATGATCTACCTGCAAGACAACCCGCTGCTTAAGATGCCCCTAAAACCGGAGCATATCAAGAACAGGCTTCTCGGACACTGGGGATCGAGCCCCGGGCTCTCGTTCATTTACACCCACTGCAACCGCATCATCAACAAACATGATGCGGACATGATATTCATGGCCGGTCCCGGTCACGGAGCTCCCGGTGTTTTAGCGCCGGTGTATCTTGAAGGGGCCTACACGGAAATCTACCACGATGTTACACAAGACGAAGAGGGGATGAAGACCCTCTTTAGGATGTTCTCTTTTCCGGGTGGGGTCGGCAGCCATTGCACACCGGAAGCCCCGGGTTCAATTCACGAAGGGGGAGAGCTCGGATATGTCCTCTCTCATGCTGCCGGCGCGGCCTTCGACAACAAGGATCTAATCGTCGCTGCCGTGGTGGGTGATGGCGAGGCAGAAACCGGTCCGCTCGCCACCTCCTGGCACATCAATAAGTTCTTAAACCCAGCCCGCGATGGAGCTGTTTTGCCGATACTTCACCTCAACGGCTATAAGATCAACAACCCGACAATCCTCTCCCGAATTCCTAAAGAAGAGCTGGAAGCGCTGATCACAGGGTACGGCTGGACACCCTATTTCGTCGAAGGCTCAGATCCTGAATCCATGCACCAGGCGATGGCGGCGACGATGGACAAAGCCTATCAAGATATCCGCAACTGCCAAAAGGCAGCCCGCGAGTCCGGACAGGTGGAGCGGCCGCGCTGGCCCGCAATAATCCTTAGAACGCCCAAAGGTTGGACCTGCCCTCAGGAGATCGATGGGCATAGAGTCGAAGGTTTCTGGCGTTCGCATCAAGTGCCGCTTTCGGGAGTGAAGAAAAACTCCAGGCATCTTGCTCTTCTTGAAGAGTGGCTGAAGAGCTATAAGCCTGAAGAGCTTTTCGATGATGAGGGGAGATTTTCTCCCGCCCTTAAGCCCCTTTCTCCGCGCGGAGAGCGTCGTATGGGAGCCAACCCCCATGCCAATGGCGGCCTGCTCAAGCGTGATTTGAAGATGCCCGATTTTAAGAAATACGCCGTTCCCGTAGAGTCTCCCGGCAAGTCCCTGGTCGAGAACACCCGCCCGCTAGGGGTGTTTTTGCGTGACATCATGAAGCTGAATATGACAAGTTTCCGCGTGTTTGGTCCTGATGAGAACACCTCCAACAAGTTAGACGCTATCTATGACGTCAGTAAGAAATTCTGGATCGAGGAGTATTTGCCGGAAGATCAAGATGGGGGAGAGCTCTCCAAAGATGGCCGAGTGATCGAGATGCTGAGCGAGCATACGATGGAGGGAATGCTCGAGGGGTATTTGCTCTCGGGGCGTCACGGTTTTTTGTCCTCCTATGAGGCGTTCATCCATGTCGTGGACTCGATGTTCAACCAACATGCCAAATGGTTAGATATCGCAAACCATTTGGGGTGGCGTCAAAAGATCGCCTCCCTGAATATTTTGGTGACATCGACGGTGTGGAGGCAAGATCATAACGGCTTTACCCACCAGGATCCGGGATTTCTCGATGTGGTTGTCAACAAGAGCGCCTCAGTGACCCGCATCTACCTGCCACCCGACGTCAACTCGCTTTTATCGGTGGCCAACCACTGCCTCAAGAGTGAAAACTACGTCAATGTGATCGTGGTAGACAAGCAGTTGCACCACCAATATATGGATATGGATTTCGCGATTAAGCACTGCACCAAGGGTGCGGGTATCTGGGACTTTGCCAGCAACGACCAAGGCGAAGAACCGGATGTGGTGATGGTGGGCATCGGAGACATCCCGACTATGGAAGCGTTGGCAGCAACGGCCATGCTGAGAGCTGAGTTTCCTCATCTGAAGATCCGTTTCATCAATGTGGTCGATCTCTTTAAGATGCAGCCTGCGTCGGAGCATCCCCATGGACTTTCCGATCACGATTTTGATAGCCTGTTTACTAAAAACAAGCCCTGCATCATCAATTTCCACGGATACCCTTGGTTGATCCACCGCCTGTCTTACCGTCGAACAAACCATGATAACATGCATGTGCGCGGGTATAAGGAAAAGGGTAATATCAACACGCCGCTTGAGCTTGCGATCAACAACCAAATAGATCGTTTCAGCCTTGCAATGGATGTGATTGACAAAGTGCCGATGCTGCAGGTGGCCGGCGCTCACGCTAAGGAAAAATTCCGCAATCAGCAAATTGATTGTCTCTCTTACGCCCACGAGCATGGGATCGATAAGCCCGAATTCTCCAACTGGGAGTGGCCTCTTTGA
- a CDS encoding aconitate hydratase, whose product MLFDLEMMKAFYKALPTKIKQVREVAKRPLTLTEKILYTHFSHPLKETGSRGKNYVDLKPDRVAMQDATAQMAILQFMSSGINHVQAPTTVHCDHLIQAELGAKQDLSRAQVESKEVFDFLQSASSKYGIGFWRPGAGIIHQVVLENYAFPGGLMIGTDSHTPNAGGLGMLAIGVGGADAVDVMAGLPWELKLPRIIGVHLKGKLSGWASAKDVILKLAGILTVKGGTGSIIEYFGPGADSISCTGKGTICNMGAEIGATTSVFPWDDKMLSYLEATGRSEVAKMAMEVSEHLRQDDEVLKKPDSYYDQIIEIDLSKLEPYINGPYTPDKAWPLSELAKAVKENGYPEKISVALIGSCTNSSYEDIERACSIALQAKERGVKAESPLTITPGSEQIRATIERDGQLKALEDIGGMVLANACGPCIGQWKRHDVAFGEKNSILTSYNRNFSGRNDSNPGTHSFVASPEIVIALSLAGKLTFNPMTDSLTNAQGESFKLEPPHGKELPDKGFDLGDSGYVEPAKDGTSVLVSISPESKRLQAISPFSPWSGKDLKGLRVLVKAEGKCTTDHISPAGKWLQFRGHLDNISDNMFIGAKNRFRDEVGKGLNLVSGVVEPYSKIARDYKKEGIGWVAIGDENYGEGSSREHAAMEPRHLGGLSVIAKSFARIHESNLKKQGLLALTFADPADYDKILEDDTLEITGLESFQPGKPLTLVIHHKSGKEESVQLNHTYNEAQINWFKAGSALNLMQKESKKR is encoded by the coding sequence ATGCTATTTGACCTGGAGATGATGAAGGCGTTCTATAAAGCGCTCCCCACCAAGATAAAGCAAGTTAGGGAGGTTGCAAAGCGACCGCTGACTCTTACGGAGAAGATTCTTTACACCCATTTTTCCCACCCGCTGAAAGAGACTGGAAGCAGGGGCAAAAACTACGTCGATTTAAAACCTGACCGGGTGGCTATGCAAGACGCGACGGCGCAGATGGCCATATTGCAGTTCATGAGTTCTGGTATCAATCATGTACAGGCGCCGACGACAGTGCATTGCGATCACCTCATCCAGGCAGAACTGGGTGCCAAACAAGACCTCTCAAGAGCACAGGTGGAGAGCAAGGAAGTTTTCGATTTCCTGCAAAGTGCCTCCTCCAAGTATGGAATCGGCTTTTGGCGTCCCGGAGCCGGCATCATCCACCAGGTTGTTTTGGAAAACTACGCGTTCCCCGGAGGGTTGATGATCGGTACGGACTCACACACCCCAAATGCCGGGGGGTTAGGAATGCTTGCAATCGGAGTCGGCGGTGCCGATGCCGTTGATGTTATGGCGGGACTTCCGTGGGAACTCAAACTGCCGCGCATTATTGGAGTTCACCTGAAAGGAAAACTCTCCGGCTGGGCTTCGGCCAAGGACGTCATATTGAAGCTTGCCGGCATTTTGACCGTCAAAGGCGGAACTGGTTCGATCATTGAATATTTCGGACCCGGTGCCGACTCTATTTCCTGCACCGGCAAAGGAACTATTTGCAACATGGGTGCTGAAATTGGCGCGACAACTTCAGTCTTCCCATGGGATGACAAGATGCTGAGCTACCTGGAGGCAACAGGAAGAAGCGAAGTCGCCAAGATGGCCATGGAGGTTTCAGAGCATTTAAGGCAGGACGACGAAGTGCTGAAAAAGCCCGATTCCTACTACGACCAAATCATAGAAATCGACCTGTCGAAGCTTGAGCCCTACATCAACGGCCCGTACACTCCCGACAAGGCGTGGCCTCTCTCCGAGCTTGCTAAAGCCGTCAAAGAAAACGGATACCCTGAAAAAATTTCCGTCGCTCTGATCGGCTCTTGCACAAACTCAAGTTACGAAGATATCGAAAGGGCCTGTAGTATAGCCCTGCAAGCCAAAGAGCGAGGAGTCAAAGCGGAATCGCCACTGACAATTACACCGGGATCGGAGCAGATCAGGGCAACCATCGAAAGGGATGGCCAGCTAAAAGCTTTGGAAGATATCGGAGGAATGGTCCTTGCCAACGCTTGCGGCCCCTGCATCGGCCAATGGAAACGGCATGATGTCGCCTTCGGAGAGAAAAACTCCATCCTAACTTCCTATAACCGTAACTTTTCCGGAAGAAACGATTCCAACCCCGGTACACACTCGTTTGTTGCCAGCCCCGAAATCGTGATCGCACTCAGCCTCGCCGGAAAGCTCACATTCAACCCCATGACAGACAGCCTGACCAACGCCCAAGGGGAGTCTTTCAAGCTAGAGCCCCCACACGGCAAAGAGCTGCCGGACAAGGGATTTGACTTAGGAGACAGCGGTTATGTGGAACCGGCGAAGGACGGAACATCTGTCTTGGTCTCCATCAGCCCGGAGAGCAAAAGGCTTCAGGCCATCTCCCCCTTCTCTCCTTGGAGCGGCAAAGACTTAAAAGGTCTGAGAGTGCTCGTCAAGGCAGAGGGTAAATGCACAACGGACCATATCTCACCGGCGGGAAAATGGCTTCAGTTCCGGGGACATTTAGACAACATCTCCGATAACATGTTCATCGGCGCCAAAAACCGCTTCCGTGATGAAGTGGGAAAGGGTCTGAACCTTGTCAGCGGAGTGGTAGAGCCCTATTCAAAAATTGCCCGAGACTACAAAAAGGAAGGCATAGGCTGGGTAGCCATCGGCGATGAAAACTACGGCGAAGGATCGTCACGGGAGCACGCCGCCATGGAGCCGAGACATCTCGGCGGCCTCTCAGTGATCGCCAAGAGTTTTGCGAGGATCCACGAATCAAATCTAAAGAAGCAGGGGCTGCTTGCCCTAACATTTGCCGATCCTGCCGATTACGATAAAATCTTGGAAGACGACACCCTCGAGATCACCGGCCTTGAGAGCTTTCAACCCGGAAAGCCACTGACTTTGGTGATCCACCATAAGAGCGGAAAGGAAGAGTCAGTCCAACTGAATCACACCTATAACGAAGCGCAGATCAACTGGTTTAAAGCAGGATCAGCGCTCAATTTGATGCAAAAAGAGTCAAAGAAGAGATAA
- the nusB gene encoding transcription antitermination factor NusB produces the protein MALPQNKMREAVFQILFCLDMGHAAEDEIVQLMMGELKITKKYAKEAYLSAKAVFDAREELDGLIGAVAKSYSLERIQRAERNILRLGVYELRHHPEIPPLVSIAEAIRLSNKFATKEASKFINAILDALMKGMQGEAVDQEAVKEAIDQLPEPENTNG, from the coding sequence GTGGCATTACCACAAAACAAAATGCGGGAAGCGGTATTTCAGATCCTGTTTTGCCTGGATATGGGACATGCAGCAGAGGATGAGATCGTGCAGCTGATGATGGGGGAGCTTAAGATCACCAAAAAGTATGCTAAAGAGGCATACCTTTCCGCCAAAGCGGTCTTTGATGCCAGAGAAGAGTTGGATGGACTGATTGGAGCCGTCGCCAAATCCTATAGTCTGGAGAGAATTCAAAGAGCTGAGAGAAATATCTTAAGGCTCGGTGTGTATGAGCTTAGGCATCATCCCGAAATTCCTCCTTTAGTTTCAATCGCCGAGGCAATCAGGCTCTCCAATAAATTTGCCACTAAAGAAGCTTCCAAATTCATCAATGCTATCTTAGATGCTTTGATGAAGGGGATGCAGGGCGAAGCTGTCGACCAAGAAGCTGTGAAAGAGGCAATCGACCAGTTGCCCGAGCCGGAAAACACCAATGGATGA
- the murB gene encoding UDP-N-acetylmuramate dehydrogenase produces MIKIEENVSLSAYSTMGLGGPAKFFTKAESEEEMREALAFAKAHNVPFLVIGKGSNCLFHDKGYKGLVILNKIDFFHDLGEGVFHVGGGTSFSLLGVKTARLHYAGLEFASGIPATVGGAVYMNAGASGKETKDTLESVDYMDPDGNVRRYRRDELSFSYRKSMFQKMKGVILSATFSLTPNLEARSKQIAIVQHRTKTQPYGEKSCGCAFRNPEGNFAGALIEKCGLKGARVGGAEVSHLHANFLINKSDAKADDIRSLIELIKKTVKEKESIDLEVEVCFISSGEEDA; encoded by the coding sequence ATGATCAAGATCGAGGAAAATGTATCGCTGAGTGCCTATTCGACCATGGGTCTTGGAGGCCCTGCCAAGTTTTTTACCAAGGCTGAGTCCGAAGAGGAGATGCGGGAGGCTTTAGCTTTTGCCAAAGCGCACAATGTGCCCTTTCTAGTGATCGGAAAAGGGTCGAACTGCCTCTTTCATGATAAGGGATACAAAGGTCTTGTGATCTTGAACAAAATCGATTTTTTCCATGATTTGGGCGAAGGAGTATTCCATGTGGGGGGAGGAACCAGTTTCTCGTTGCTCGGAGTAAAGACAGCCAGGCTGCACTATGCCGGACTTGAGTTTGCGTCAGGGATTCCGGCTACTGTCGGCGGAGCCGTCTATATGAATGCCGGTGCATCGGGAAAAGAGACCAAAGATACCCTCGAGTCGGTCGATTACATGGATCCCGATGGAAATGTAAGGCGCTATCGGCGCGATGAGTTGAGTTTTTCCTACAGAAAATCCATGTTCCAGAAGATGAAAGGGGTCATCCTTTCGGCAACCTTCAGCCTCACACCCAATTTGGAAGCGAGATCCAAGCAGATCGCTATCGTGCAGCACCGTACTAAGACGCAGCCTTATGGCGAGAAGTCGTGCGGCTGTGCCTTCAGAAATCCGGAGGGTAACTTTGCCGGCGCGCTGATCGAGAAGTGCGGGCTTAAGGGAGCGCGGGTCGGGGGAGCTGAAGTGTCCCATCTTCACGCCAATTTCTTGATCAACAAGAGCGATGCTAAAGCAGATGACATCCGATCCCTGATCGAGTTGATTAAAAAAACAGTGAAGGAGAAAGAGAGCATCGATCTTGAAGTCGAAGTGTGTTTCATCTCTTCCGGGGAGGAAGATGCCTGA
- a CDS encoding PHP domain-containing protein, producing MPESDFRADLHCHSTCSDGTLSPEQLIELAISKGLKGLSITDHDSIEAYHSIDSSLHESKIELITGAEFTTNHLGVSVHVLAYGFSPSDEGILELSRTHKIRREERIRQMAHLLLKEGIDVGIEKILEHAKMPGRPHLAMAMLGLGVIKEPKEAFEKYIGDGKRCFVKSHAIGTEETVSIIKRANAIPVIAHPHLVKESRVLRDILLMDFEGIEAYYANFPLGHCQKWLDIARNKRWIITGGSDFHGEVKPQIALGASYTPEESFKRIAERYAHNKIR from the coding sequence ATGCCTGAGAGTGATTTTCGAGCGGATCTGCATTGCCACAGCACATGTTCTGACGGCACTTTATCTCCGGAACAGTTGATTGAATTGGCAATATCTAAAGGACTCAAGGGGTTGTCGATCACAGACCATGACTCGATTGAAGCCTATCACAGCATCGACTCTTCCCTGCATGAGTCCAAGATCGAATTGATAACAGGAGCTGAGTTCACCACCAATCATCTGGGTGTAAGCGTTCATGTGCTGGCGTATGGATTTTCGCCGTCAGATGAGGGCATTCTTGAGCTCTCCAGAACGCATAAGATAAGACGCGAAGAGCGGATTCGGCAGATGGCACATCTTCTTTTAAAAGAGGGGATCGATGTTGGCATTGAGAAGATATTGGAGCACGCCAAAATGCCCGGAAGGCCGCACCTGGCAATGGCTATGCTGGGTCTTGGAGTCATCAAGGAACCGAAGGAAGCTTTTGAAAAGTATATCGGCGACGGCAAGAGGTGTTTTGTTAAGTCGCACGCCATCGGCACAGAGGAAACCGTGTCGATAATTAAAAGAGCCAACGCCATTCCCGTGATAGCCCATCCTCATCTTGTCAAAGAGAGCCGTGTCCTCCGGGATATCCTCTTGATGGATTTTGAAGGCATAGAAGCCTATTACGCCAATTTTCCCCTTGGTCATTGCCAGAAGTGGCTGGATATCGCCCGAAACAAACGATGGATCATCACCGGTGGATCCGATTTCCATGGAGAGGTAAAGCCTCAGATAGCACTGGGGGCCTCCTATACGCCGGAAGAGTCATTCAAGAGAATTGCCGAACGTTATGCACACAATAAGATACGCTGA
- a CDS encoding bifunctional folylpolyglutamate synthase/dihydrofolate synthase: MHTIRYAELIEQLFSVNVKKAMVLGLSRMQAALKALGNPEKAFRAIHVAGTNGKGSVSLKIAEALSHDGSLVGLYTSPHIGTFRERVLCQGVKITEEEVTRLLPKAMKAGPQCTFFELTTLMAFLYFKEKGVEWAVIETGIGGRLDATNVIVPALSIITSVSLDHTEWLGGTLEEISLEKAGIIKERVPVVLGPTVPGLVEDVARERNALCIRVQGKFSSYDEENRRVALEALTLLHLSESAVAAGLAKRPSCRLESVSLPGLSTPVVLDVAHNPGGFASLFNSLNSLFGKKKWRLVLGMGKDKDHHACLSATVAHVEEIYLVRATGSREGTATEYLEDILLFLGMDKNRIVQCDSVKSAVNLAASASTNDQIPLLIAGTFFIMADAKEALGLSIERDPVFLSDSKKPL; this comes from the coding sequence ATGCACACAATAAGATACGCTGAGCTGATCGAACAGCTCTTTTCGGTGAACGTTAAAAAGGCCATGGTTTTAGGACTGAGCAGAATGCAGGCAGCCCTCAAAGCTCTTGGTAATCCGGAAAAGGCCTTTCGCGCCATCCATGTCGCAGGGACCAATGGTAAAGGTTCGGTGTCGCTTAAAATCGCTGAAGCGCTCTCCCACGACGGCTCGCTTGTCGGGCTCTACACATCCCCCCACATCGGCACTTTCAGAGAACGAGTTCTCTGCCAGGGAGTGAAAATTACCGAAGAGGAGGTTACCAGGCTTTTGCCTAAGGCAATGAAGGCCGGTCCCCAGTGTACTTTTTTTGAACTCACCACGCTGATGGCTTTCCTGTACTTCAAGGAAAAGGGAGTTGAATGGGCCGTCATCGAGACAGGAATCGGCGGCCGCCTTGACGCGACCAACGTGATCGTGCCGGCATTGTCCATTATAACCTCCGTCAGTTTGGATCACACCGAGTGGCTGGGGGGAACGCTTGAAGAGATTTCCCTAGAAAAAGCGGGCATCATCAAGGAAAGGGTTCCTGTGGTCTTAGGCCCGACTGTACCGGGCCTCGTGGAAGATGTCGCCCGAGAGAGAAATGCTCTTTGTATCAGAGTGCAGGGCAAGTTTAGCTCCTATGATGAAGAAAACAGGCGTGTGGCGCTGGAGGCTTTGACTCTCCTGCATCTATCTGAGAGTGCTGTCGCCGCCGGTCTTGCGAAACGTCCTTCCTGCCGCCTAGAGAGCGTTTCCCTGCCCGGCCTGAGCACTCCGGTTGTGCTCGATGTCGCCCATAACCCTGGCGGCTTTGCCTCCCTCTTCAACAGTTTAAATAGTCTGTTTGGCAAAAAGAAGTGGCGTCTTGTGCTCGGCATGGGCAAGGATAAAGATCATCACGCTTGCCTCTCGGCTACTGTCGCCCATGTGGAAGAGATCTATCTTGTGCGCGCAACGGGATCCAGAGAGGGGACAGCAACGGAATATCTGGAAGACATACTCCTTTTTCTGGGTATGGATAAAAACCGGATTGTTCAGTGTGATTCGGTCAAGAGCGCCGTTAACCTGGCCGCATCGGCCTCTACAAACGATCAAATCCCACTGCTCATTGCAGGTACTTTTTTTATCATGGCCGACGCGAAGGAAGCTTTAGGGCTTTCCATCGAACGCGATCCGGTTTTCCTGAGCGACTCCAAGAAGCCTTTGTGA
- a CDS encoding fatty acid desaturase family protein — MKASPPCVEIKSQKAKGVRFPKTEESQFYDELKKRVDSHFKRFGISPKGDMLLSLKILAITLVYAVSYGLILSDSFGLWGLITLFSILGITKGLIGFNVVHDALHGALTKNQKINRLLGYWFDLNGTSSLVWKVAHNTVHHTYTNIPGYDDDIDKAIWLRLSPKDKIYWFHKYQCYYAPFLYALISLNWVFYSDFAWFYREWKQNKVSTSDLSIFLALKFTNIFLFLALPLMLLSNPWWQIVLAFTSMHVAGGLLIAVVFQLAHIVRGVHYLEPTEGGQMKFDWVMHEMMTTSNFGVNNRLLTALVGGLNYQIEHHLFPHISHIHYPDISKILKDLCRERSVTYNEHASFAEALKSHFNALKILGSTKDCFKL, encoded by the coding sequence ATGAAAGCCAGTCCCCCTTGTGTAGAAATCAAAAGCCAAAAAGCAAAGGGCGTTCGCTTTCCCAAAACCGAAGAGAGTCAATTCTACGATGAATTGAAAAAGCGCGTCGACAGCCACTTTAAGCGTTTTGGCATATCCCCTAAAGGAGATATGCTATTGTCTCTCAAGATTTTAGCGATCACCTTGGTCTATGCTGTCTCCTACGGTTTGATCTTGAGCGACAGCTTTGGCCTATGGGGTTTGATCACTCTGTTCAGCATTCTCGGAATCACCAAAGGTCTGATAGGATTCAATGTCGTGCACGACGCTTTGCACGGCGCTCTCACCAAGAATCAGAAAATCAACCGTTTACTGGGCTATTGGTTCGATTTAAACGGCACAAGTTCACTTGTGTGGAAAGTCGCTCACAACACCGTCCACCACACCTATACCAATATCCCCGGCTATGACGATGACATCGACAAGGCGATCTGGCTCAGGCTATCGCCCAAAGATAAGATCTATTGGTTTCACAAGTACCAGTGCTATTATGCGCCTTTCCTCTATGCCCTAATTAGCCTTAACTGGGTGTTTTACTCCGATTTTGCCTGGTTTTACCGCGAATGGAAGCAGAATAAGGTTTCCACAAGCGATCTGAGCATCTTTCTCGCTCTCAAATTTACTAACATTTTTCTCTTCCTGGCACTCCCCCTGATGCTGCTGTCAAACCCTTGGTGGCAGATCGTACTGGCATTCACCAGTATGCATGTCGCCGGCGGCCTGCTGATCGCCGTCGTGTTCCAGCTCGCACACATTGTGCGGGGTGTTCATTATCTTGAGCCTACAGAGGGTGGGCAGATGAAGTTCGACTGGGTTATGCACGAGATGATGACAACCTCCAACTTCGGTGTTAACAACCGGCTCCTTACCGCCCTTGTGGGAGGGTTGAACTACCAAATCGAGCATCACCTCTTTCCCCATATCAGCCACATTCATTATCCTGATATCTCGAAAATTCTCAAGGATCTGTGCCGGGAACGCTCGGTTACCTATAACGAGCACGCCTCCTTTGCAGAAGCCCTGAAGTCACACTTCAATGCCCTCAAAATCTTGGGAAGCACGAAAGACTGCTTTAAGCTATAG
- a CDS encoding alpha/beta fold hydrolase — protein MNVQGSPASDASSVPLSFIKEEAKTRSPAELPILFIHGAESSKETWTGPINALKDRHTIYAIDLRGHGETPIGDAKEFSLQNLVNDVRNFVHQEHLNRFILVAHSMGTRIATAFAADYPEFVAGYVIEDMEMLPREKEIVSEEELHALSIFKQRHPTIKSAAEELERYGYSRAKIDSWIRQNRIVETPHGVHIGINPWVTLLAKNNISASIEPMEKMKKLAESKIPVLLMKAEADSSVSPEGLQRMKNAYPEMEVCIIPNATHSIHKADLDAFLYQLHGFIDTLERSQ, from the coding sequence ATGAATGTTCAGGGTAGCCCAGCTTCGGACGCAAGTAGCGTACCTTTAAGTTTCATTAAAGAGGAGGCGAAAACCAGGTCTCCCGCCGAACTTCCCATCCTCTTCATCCACGGCGCCGAGAGCTCCAAAGAGACTTGGACGGGCCCCATCAATGCACTCAAAGATCGCCACACCATCTATGCCATCGATCTCAGGGGGCACGGAGAGACGCCAATTGGCGACGCGAAGGAGTTCTCTCTTCAAAATTTAGTCAACGATGTACGTAACTTTGTCCATCAAGAACACTTAAATCGATTTATTTTAGTTGCCCATTCCATGGGTACAAGGATAGCGACCGCCTTCGCGGCGGACTACCCCGAATTTGTCGCCGGCTATGTGATCGAAGACATGGAAATGCTGCCCCGGGAGAAGGAAATTGTATCGGAAGAGGAACTGCACGCCCTCTCGATTTTTAAACAGCGTCACCCCACCATAAAGTCCGCAGCCGAAGAGCTCGAAAGGTATGGCTACAGCAGAGCTAAAATCGATTCGTGGATAAGGCAAAATCGCATTGTCGAGACACCCCATGGCGTGCACATCGGCATCAATCCTTGGGTTACGCTGCTCGCCAAGAACAACATTTCAGCCTCCATTGAACCTATGGAGAAGATGAAAAAACTGGCGGAATCTAAAATTCCTGTACTTCTGATGAAAGCTGAAGCAGACTCTTCAGTGTCGCCAGAAGGCCTCCAGCGGATGAAAAACGCCTACCCGGAAATGGAGGTCTGCATCATCCCGAATGCGACACACAGCATCCATAAAGCAGACCTTGACGCTTTCCTCTACCAGCTCCATGGTTTCATCGACACGCTGGAGAGAAGTCAATAA